A segment of the Sporocytophaga myxococcoides genome:
CACAGTAGTAACAAGTGAAACAGCAAACAGGGCTGAAAGCAGATGTTTGAATAAAAGAGTCCTCATCGTTTTGGGTTAGGTTATTAATTTGGTTTTACTACGATAAATCAACTAAAATGATACTTATTATTCAATAACTCATTATGATAAAATTTGCTTTGGGAGAGTGGGAAATATTCAGGGAAGTTTTGAAAAGACACAATCGCTATTCTCTGAAAAGTCCTCATTGAACTATGAGGAACGGATTAAATCTCGATTTTTAACTCAATGGGACAATGGTCTGATCCCATGAATTCATTGCTCACTGTTGCTTCTTTAACCTGACTGATCAATGAATTGCTAACCACGAAATAATCTATTCTCCAGCCAATATTTTTTGCACGGGAATTGAAAAAGTTACTCCAGTACGTGTATTTGATTTCATCCGGATGAAGCAGCCTGAAGGTGTCTGAAAAACCTGAATTCAGCAATCTGTTGAATCCGTCTATTTCCCTTTGAGTATATCCTGCAGATTTATTATAGTTCTTCTTCGCGTTGGCTATATCCTTTTCCGTATGTGCTACATTCAGGTCTCCGGCAATGATCACAGGTTTTTGGGCGTTTAGATGCAAAACATAATTTAAAAAGTCAGCATCCCATCTCTCTCGATAATCAAGA
Coding sequences within it:
- a CDS encoding exodeoxyribonuclease III, which translates into the protein MAILHLVNWNVNGIRSIMKKDFVRDIHTLNPDILCLQETKAGVHDVETLCAMLPEYKVYGNASKARKGYSGTAILTKSIPISVTYDMNVEEHDQEGRVITAEYDKFFLLTVYVPNSGEGLKRLDYRERWDADFLNYVLHLNAQKPVIIAGDLNVAHTEKDIANAKKNYNKSAGYTQREIDGFNRLLNSGFSDTFRLLHPDEIKYTYWSNFFNSRAKNIGWRIDYFVVSNSLISQVKEATVSNEFMGSDHCPIELKIEI